The following coding sequences are from one Candidatus Dormiibacterota bacterium window:
- a CDS encoding tyrosine-type recombinase/integrase, whose amino-acid sequence MSIYRRKSGRYAVLVDLESLRAGARRRKSIGTFATRKEAERAERDALHKRDNGDNLARERMTVAELWEREVRDPKDQQKKVKVGFKPDYAAVRLTANTAHRYAELWRLHVEPEIGSVELRKLRPVHLENLYARVARKKGRNGTLSQRTVHHVHRLAFEVLSWAERLDLVARNVARRVTAPTPNPSAARALSSEEAATLLAATEGERWHPFFVFALSTGMRRGEIAGLMWDAIDRERGIAVVRQAIATDRKGGFVVKTTKTGRERIVPLSAAAVEALRRQRATQAADELAAREGTYATSNLVFADELGLPTLDAATKAFGAAVRRLGLHGVTLHSCRHYVATQALANGSDVRSVAALLGHNTPTLTLNTYGHVIAGAQERAVASVADSLEAAQARHAKAANRAG is encoded by the coding sequence ATGAGCATCTATCGTCGCAAGAGCGGCCGCTACGCCGTTCTTGTTGATCTCGAATCGCTGAGGGCCGGCGCACGGCGCCGTAAGAGCATAGGCACGTTCGCAACCCGTAAAGAGGCCGAGCGAGCGGAACGCGACGCGCTACACAAGCGCGACAATGGCGACAACCTGGCTCGCGAGCGCATGACGGTCGCCGAGCTATGGGAGCGGGAGGTTCGCGATCCCAAGGACCAGCAGAAGAAGGTGAAGGTCGGATTCAAGCCCGACTATGCGGCGGTGCGCCTCACCGCGAACACCGCGCACCGCTATGCTGAACTCTGGCGGCTGCACGTCGAGCCCGAGATTGGTAGCGTCGAGCTGCGCAAACTGCGTCCAGTCCATCTAGAGAACCTCTACGCGCGCGTTGCGCGCAAGAAGGGGCGGAATGGGACGCTCTCGCAGCGCACCGTCCATCACGTCCATCGCCTGGCTTTCGAGGTGCTCTCGTGGGCGGAGCGGCTCGATCTCGTCGCTAGGAATGTTGCGCGTCGTGTTACTGCACCCACCCCCAACCCGTCGGCCGCGCGTGCGCTATCGTCCGAAGAGGCGGCGACGCTCCTGGCTGCAACCGAGGGCGAGCGTTGGCATCCATTCTTCGTTTTCGCGCTGAGTACGGGGATGCGTCGCGGGGAGATTGCCGGACTCATGTGGGACGCGATCGACAGGGAGCGTGGCATCGCGGTCGTGCGCCAAGCGATTGCCACCGATCGCAAGGGTGGCTTCGTGGTCAAGACAACCAAGACGGGGCGCGAGCGGATCGTGCCGCTCAGTGCGGCTGCGGTTGAGGCGCTTCGGCGGCAGCGCGCGACGCAGGCGGCGGATGAGCTCGCTGCCCGCGAAGGCACGTACGCGACGAGTAACTTGGTGTTTGCGGATGAACTCGGCCTCCCGACACTCGACGCGGCAACCAAGGCGTTCGGGGCGGCGGTGCGCCGTCTGGGCCTGCACGGGGTGACCCTGCACTCATGCCGGCATTACGTTGCAACGCAGGCGCTGGCCAATGGCAGCGACGTGCGGAGCGTCGCAGCGCTGCTGGGTCACAACACACCGACACTGACGCTGAACACCTATGGCCACGTTATTGCTGGAGCGCAGGAGCGCGCGGTCGCGAGTGTTGCAGACTCGCTTGAGGCAGCGCAGGCGCGGCACGCGAAGGCCGCGAACCGGGCGGGCTGA
- a CDS encoding helix-turn-helix transcriptional regulator, protein MPRPPSDSPQLLTWAENAGSDEKRCLAALALRRGLTPTTLAKAIGLNAGWLGRWFMRRGNGAGRTLRDICKALRVSPADPFTLYERALLDLIRTEGKRHFSNAPALARRVVRELGSKRRARILGDYALARAKQEQALVQSLATIKPRRNLSEPWTEPPDAFDACLVAIKQLRIPTPVRPNQHRPRLILALFDYVQAIRAFTGYGKSESLFDAEQCLGPILEVLRKGDWPEDLLDEAEPEVRKLCDLPQKGKKT, encoded by the coding sequence ATGCCGCGCCCACCGAGCGATTCCCCGCAACTCCTTACTTGGGCAGAAAACGCGGGCTCAGATGAGAAGCGCTGTCTCGCCGCGCTCGCGTTGCGGCGCGGCCTGACGCCTACGACGCTGGCGAAGGCGATCGGACTCAACGCTGGATGGCTCGGCCGATGGTTCATGCGCAGGGGGAACGGCGCAGGCAGAACGCTCCGCGATATCTGCAAGGCGCTGCGTGTTAGTCCCGCGGACCCATTCACCCTATACGAGCGAGCACTGCTCGACCTGATCCGGACCGAGGGGAAGCGGCACTTTTCGAATGCTCCCGCCCTAGCGCGGCGAGTGGTCAGGGAGTTGGGATCAAAGCGGCGCGCTAGAATTCTCGGTGATTACGCACTCGCCCGCGCCAAGCAAGAGCAGGCGCTAGTGCAGAGCCTAGCAACCATTAAGCCTCGCAGGAACCTGAGTGAACCATGGACAGAGCCGCCGGACGCCTTCGATGCCTGTCTCGTCGCGATAAAGCAGCTTCGCATACCTACTCCGGTACGGCCGAACCAACACCGCCCAAGGCTCATCCTCGCGCTCTTCGACTACGTTCAAGCGATCAGGGCTTTCACGGGCTATGGAAAGAGCGAATCGCTCTTCGATGCAGAGCAATGTCTGGGACCGATCTTAGAAGTTCTGCGGAAGGGTGATTGGCCGGAAGACCTGCTCGACGAGGCGGAACCAGAGGTCCGCAAACTATGTGATCTTCCGCAGAAAGGAAAGAAGACATGA
- a CDS encoding aspartyl protease family protein yields MRRFAVFLVILTLLGPGAAAAQSMDAAALLALHHRYVGWQFGDGTFASMRESGNLVNTAPSPGASPQPPTPIRILIRGVAFRATQVDSDTGRPVNSGFTGHVFWESNENGFTHPIIGDEEKYEISFQFLFSEATTELTGALQNPVTIGGASYPVVRVTPGNGFPIDLAIDPRTGAYVRAVIDLSGRYETTIDILSYAQPLPGKCVISHYRYQDSHYTHEITTFQPNVPIADDELHPPQQTATWTFANPNPFPIDARGNFILVPATVNGVRGTFLLDTGASVILLTSDFARRAHVRRAAGGAIYGIGGSASAETDVIDSLVVGGNTLSNVIAMSSALGNDYRGLLGGAYNNERVDGLLGYDLLGGAFVRVNIGANTMTILDPSTADLSNERGAVLAVDLSSGQPTIPMTLDGSIAVNATLDTGDRAGVGYSRELVSKYHIAIMRGMAMIGGVGGGEITNCGAFGKLAIGPILYEGESACETSALTGTNLLVGIDFLKHFNLVFDYPRGQMALDPLP; encoded by the coding sequence ATGCGTCGTTTCGCCGTTTTTCTCGTGATTTTGACGCTGCTGGGCCCCGGTGCGGCTGCTGCCCAGAGCATGGATGCCGCCGCGCTTCTCGCCCTTCACCATCGCTACGTCGGCTGGCAGTTCGGCGACGGAACGTTCGCGTCGATGCGTGAGTCGGGAAACCTCGTGAATACCGCGCCGTCGCCGGGAGCGTCGCCCCAGCCTCCCACGCCGATCAGGATTCTCATTCGCGGCGTCGCGTTTCGCGCGACGCAAGTCGACTCCGATACCGGTCGCCCCGTGAACTCCGGTTTTACCGGCCACGTCTTCTGGGAGTCGAACGAGAACGGCTTTACGCATCCGATCATCGGTGACGAAGAAAAGTACGAGATCTCATTTCAGTTTCTGTTCAGCGAGGCCACCACGGAGCTCACGGGCGCGCTCCAGAATCCCGTGACTATCGGCGGCGCGAGCTATCCGGTAGTACGCGTCACGCCCGGAAACGGCTTTCCCATCGATCTAGCCATCGATCCGAGAACCGGAGCCTATGTACGAGCGGTCATCGATCTCAGCGGTAGATACGAAACGACCATCGACATCCTCTCGTACGCGCAGCCGTTGCCCGGCAAATGCGTCATTTCGCATTACCGCTATCAGGACTCACACTACACGCACGAGATCACGACCTTTCAGCCGAACGTGCCGATCGCCGACGACGAGCTGCATCCGCCCCAACAAACGGCGACCTGGACGTTCGCGAATCCAAACCCGTTTCCGATCGACGCACGAGGGAACTTCATTCTCGTGCCCGCAACGGTGAACGGCGTACGGGGGACGTTCCTGCTGGACACGGGCGCCAGCGTAATTCTCTTGACGAGCGATTTTGCGCGACGCGCTCACGTACGCCGCGCTGCCGGTGGTGCGATTTATGGAATCGGCGGATCGGCGTCGGCGGAGACGGACGTCATCGACTCGCTCGTCGTCGGCGGTAACACGCTCTCGAACGTCATAGCGATGTCTTCGGCGCTTGGGAACGACTATCGCGGGCTGCTAGGCGGTGCCTACAACAACGAACGCGTGGACGGTCTACTCGGCTACGATCTCCTTGGCGGAGCCTTCGTCAGAGTCAACATCGGCGCGAACACGATGACGATCCTCGATCCCTCAACGGCGGATCTCTCCAATGAGCGCGGAGCCGTGCTCGCCGTCGATCTGAGCTCCGGTCAGCCGACGATTCCGATGACGCTCGACGGCTCAATCGCCGTGAACGCCACGCTCGACACGGGTGACCGCGCCGGCGTCGGATACAGTCGCGAGCTCGTAAGCAAGTATCACATCGCGATCATGCGAGGCATGGCAATGATCGGCGGCGTTGGCGGTGGCGAAATCACGAACTGCGGCGCTTTCGGTAAACTCGCCATCGGACCGATCCTCTACGAAGGCGAATCCGCCTGCGAAACGAGCGCGCTCACCGGTACGAATCTCCTCGTGGGAATCGATTTTCTCAAGCACTTCAACTTGGTCTTCGACTACCCGCGCGGGCAGATGGCGTTGGATCCGTTGCCGTAG